TCTCCGCTGTCCTTCCGGTATCTCCTACGTTTTGGAGAATCGCCGGGTGATGAAGTCGTCCTTCCCCAAATTATTCGAGACAATGGCAATTCGACCCGTGGACGACTACCCCAGCCATTTGCTCGACACTCTGCTCAATCTAGCACCTACCAATTTAACAGACCCGACTGTAGTAGTTCTTACCCCTGGCATCTATAATTCTGCCTACTTCGAGCATTCTTTTCTCGCCCAGCAAATGGGTGTCGAACTGGTGGAAGGTAGAGATTTGGTAGTGGCGGATGGCTACCTGCAAATGCGTACCACCAAAGGATTGCAACGAGTTGATGCTATCTATCGTCGCATCGATGACGACTTTATCGACCCGCAGGTATTTCGCTCCGATTCGATGTTGGGCGTACCCGGTTTAACTGAAGTTTACCGCAATCGTCGGGTGGCGATCGCCAACGCCTTGGGAACGGGAGTCGCCGACGATAAAGTCATCTACGCCTACGTTCCCCAAATGATTCGCTACTACCTTGGCGAAGATGCCATTTTGCAAAACGTTCCCACTTACCTGTGCTGGGAAGAAAAGCAATTAAACTATGTTCTTGCCAATTTAGACAAACTCGTGGTAAAATGCGCCAACGAATCCGGTGGCTACGGTATGTTAGTTGGCCCCCACGCCACACCGGAAAAACGACAAGAATTTGCCCAATTAATTCAAGCCAATCCGCGCAATTATATTGCCCAACCTACCCTTTGCCTATCGCGAGTTCCCACAATACTAGACGATAGTTTTGAAGGATGTCATGTGGATTTGCGTCCTTACATTCTCTACGGCAAAGATATCTACGTACACCCAGGCGGTTTAACTCGTGTCGCCCTCAAAAAAGGTTCTTTAGTAGTAAATTCCTCCCAAGGTGGCGGTAGCAAAGATACGTGGGTACTCGCCAGCTAGGGGTTAGGGGTTAGGGGCTAGGGGCCTGGGGAAGAGAGGGGTTAGGGGTTAGGGGTTAGGGGCCTGGGGAAGAGAGGGGTTAGGGGTTAGGGGTTAGGAGTTAGGGGATAGGGGAAGAGAGAGGAAGGGATTAGGGGTTAGGAGTTAGGGGATAGGGGAACAAGTGGGTTAAATTTAGGTTTTGAGTTTAACTTCAGGTGTACTACTATGAGCGTAAGCAGCTATCGAGATCTTAAGGTTTGGCAAGTTGGGATGGAAATAGCAGACCAGATTTACCAGCTAACCGACAGCTTTCCAAAGCACGAGATATACGGTTTAAGCAGTCAAATGCAACGCGCAGCTGTATCGATTCCTTCTAACATTGCTGAAGGACACGCGAGAAACTCTACTAAGGAATTCTTGCATCACATCTCCATCGCACAAGGTTCGCTTGCCGAATTAGAAACTCAGCTAATCATAGCAACATGGCGGCCTTACATTGAAAACAAGGCCAATATTGAAACAATTTTTCAGAAGATGGAAGAATTGGGTAAAATGCTTGGCGGGCTAGAAAAGTCTTTGCAAAATAAACTAAAGAAGGAGAAGAAACCGAAAACAGAAGACTAACCCCTCTTCCCTTTCCCCGTTCCCCTCTTCCCTCTTCCCCTAGCCCCTAACCCCTAACCCCTAACCCCTCTCTTCCCCTAACCCCTAACCCCTAACCCCTAACCCCTCTCTTCCCCTAGCCCCTA
Above is a window of Aerosakkonema funiforme FACHB-1375 DNA encoding:
- a CDS encoding four helix bundle protein, giving the protein MSVSSYRDLKVWQVGMEIADQIYQLTDSFPKHEIYGLSSQMQRAAVSIPSNIAEGHARNSTKEFLHHISIAQGSLAELETQLIIATWRPYIENKANIETIFQKMEELGKMLGGLEKSLQNKLKKEKKPKTED
- a CDS encoding circularly permuted type 2 ATP-grasp protein, whose amino-acid sequence is MRFDTYEPGDFYDELFIAKEQPRSEATLLIERINSLPPKELQRRQQVAQKALFKLGATFNVYGDNRGTERIFPFDVIPRIVSAEEWEVLEKGLKQRIYALNCFIADIYDAQKIIKDGVIPAELIASAKGFLQPCIGLKPPGGIWCHITGTDLVREKDGQWYVLEDNLRCPSGISYVLENRRVMKSSFPKLFETMAIRPVDDYPSHLLDTLLNLAPTNLTDPTVVVLTPGIYNSAYFEHSFLAQQMGVELVEGRDLVVADGYLQMRTTKGLQRVDAIYRRIDDDFIDPQVFRSDSMLGVPGLTEVYRNRRVAIANALGTGVADDKVIYAYVPQMIRYYLGEDAILQNVPTYLCWEEKQLNYVLANLDKLVVKCANESGGYGMLVGPHATPEKRQEFAQLIQANPRNYIAQPTLCLSRVPTILDDSFEGCHVDLRPYILYGKDIYVHPGGLTRVALKKGSLVVNSSQGGGSKDTWVLAS